The genomic stretch TGCCATGCTCCAGGAGATGAAGATCAAGGCACTGGCAGATGTGGAGGATGCAGATAGCAGTGTAGGTTCTATAAAAACGGATATGCAGAATATTGCCAGTAAATATAATTTCACAGTAAAGGTAACCATTAAATCTCAGTTCGGTGAAGACCAGCTTCCCATGCCAGCCACTGTTAAAGGAACTTCCATGGTACCCACCCTACAGGATGGTCAGAATATAGTAGTTCTAAAAACCACGGATTTCAAGGTAGGTGATTTGGTAGTAGCTCGGCATCCTGAATACAAATTGATTGTCAAGCGAATTGCTGAAATAAATGGAAACCAGGTTTATCTCAAAAGTGACAACCGACAGGTGGAAACCATTGGCAACCAGATACGTGTGGTGAACGGTGTTCAACAAATGGTAACCATTCAAAAGACACCACTGGATACATGGGTCTCCAGAAACGATATTGTGGGAGTGGTAAAGCAATATTAGATTACTTTAGAGTAGTTAAAGTTCTATTAAAGACATATAAAATTCTATAATGTCAGATAACTCCTTTTAAATCTTTTTTTTCAAATTCTTTTATTCAAATTAAAAAAAATTAATTTTAGAAATTAAATGTCATGATTTGCAGAGTAATTTACTAGGAACTCTCTTATTTTAAAAAATAATAAATAAAAATAATAAATTTAAAGGATTTATTAAAAAATGAGGTTAAGTATTGCTTAATTCTGCCAATCTTTTAATCCTTTTAACCATGTTGGGATGGGTGGATAGTAATTCCATAATTTTACTGCCGGTGCTGATGTTGGTTTTCATTTCTCGTAGCTCTGCCAGTTCAGTTTCGCTGATCACACCATCCATGTCCAGATCCACCTGTTTGAGTTCACTGATTTCATGGGATGCATCTGAGATGTCATTGACAAAGAATGCTTTAACTCCTTCTACTGATTTAACTTCTCTTTTATCCAGGTTAACGGATCCATAGACCAGTTTATAAAGGGCACTGGCTAATTTATGTGGTTTACCCCCAATCTCCACACTTCCCTGGTCTGCGTAGTACTCTCGGACTCTGCTTACGAATAAAACCAGTAATTGACCTAGCAGGTATCCTACCAGTGCAACTATGCCAATGAGTCCAGCATCACCATCACCATCCCTACTGAAGAAGGTGCTTATGAATATCCAGTAACAGAGGAGAGGTATAA from Methanobacteriaceae archaeon encodes the following:
- a CDS encoding S24/S26 family peptidase codes for the protein MIIGLLVLVAAAGSLFYLTANHNSTGITIKTNGTEVVVQSSSWFPVPDAMLQEMKIKALADVEDADSSVGSIKTDMQNIASKYNFTVKVTIKSQFGEDQLPMPATVKGTSMVPTLQDGQNIVVLKTTDFKVGDLVVARHPEYKLIVKRIAEINGNQVYLKSDNRQVETIGNQIRVVNGVQQMVTIQKTPLDTWVSRNDIVGVVKQY
- a CDS encoding M48 family metalloprotease: MRRFLLTLRLWLATALLFGILYAVITVICTLLGFGTPLIFAVMAVVVVLAQYMLGPKMVESVMHVHYVSPQEAPNLHSMVDELAMNANIPKPKVGISETSIPNAFAFGRSKGDGRVCVTRGILNLLDEEELKAVLGHEISHIRHQDMAVMTLISVIPLLCYWIFISTFFSRDGDGDAGLIGIVALVGYLLGQLLVLFVSRVREYYADQGSVEIGGKPHKLASALYKLVYGSVNLDKREVKSVEGVKAFFVNDISDASHEISELKQVDLDMDGVISETELAELREMKTNISTGSKIMELLSTHPNMVKRIKRLAELSNT